One genomic region from Vidua macroura isolate BioBank_ID:100142 chromosome 18, ASM2450914v1, whole genome shotgun sequence encodes:
- the NIPSNAP1 gene encoding protein NipSnap homolog 1, with the protein MAAGARGGSAALRRLRGGGAGAAPRGARGYSRDVEGSWFRSLFVHKVDPRKDAHSNLLSKKETSNLYKIQFHNVKPECLEAYNKLTEEVLPKLHSDPDYPCDLVGNWNTWYGEQDQAVHLWRFSGGYPALMDCMNKLRQNKEYLDFRKERSRMLLSRRNQLLLEFSFWNEPQPRQGPNIYELRTYKLKPGTMIEWGNNWARAIKYRQENQEAVGGFFSQIGELYVVHHLWAYRDLQSREETRNAAWRKRGWDENVYYTVPLIRTMESRIMIPLKISPLQ; encoded by the exons ATGGCGGCGGGAGCgcgcggcgggagcgcggcgctgcggcggctgcggggcgggggcgcgggcgcggccccgcggggcgcGCG GGGGTACTCCAGGGATGTCGAGGGCAGCTGGTTCCGCTCGCTCTTCGTGCACAAGGTGGATCCCCGCAAGGACGCGCATTCCAACCTCCTCTCCAAGAAGGAGACCAGCAACCTCTACAAGATCCAGT ttcACAACGTGAAGCCGGAATGCCTGGAAGCCTACAACAAGCTGAC AGAGGAGGTGCTGCCCAAGCTCCATTCGGACCCCGACTACCCCTGTGACCTGGTGGGCAACTGGAACACGTGGTACGGCGAGCAGGACCAGGCAG TGCACCTGTGGCGCTTCTCGGGCGGGTACCCGGCGCTCATGGACTGCATGAACAAGCTGAGGCAGAACAAG gagtACCTGGACTTCCGCAAGGAGAGGAGCCGGATGCTGCTGTCCCGCAGGaaccagctgctcctggaatTCAGCTTCTGGAacgagccccagccccgccagggaccaAACATCTACGAGCTCAGGACCTACAAGCTGAAG CCAGGGACCATGATCGAGTGGGGCAACAACTG GGCTCGGGCCATTAAGTACCGCCAGGAGAACCAGGAAGCAGTCGGGGGGTTCTTCTCCCAGATCGGGGAGCTCTACGTGGTGCATCACCTCTGGG CCTACAGGGATCTGCAGTCCCGGGAGGAGACCAGGAATGCAGCCTGGAGGAAGAGGGGCTGGGATGAGAACGTTTATTACACCG TCCCGCTGATCCGGACCATGGAATCCCGGATAATGATTCCCCTGAAGATCTCCCCCCTGCAGTGA